Proteins from a genomic interval of Danio rerio strain Tuebingen ecotype United States chromosome 4, GRCz12tu, whole genome shotgun sequence:
- the LOC137491346 gene encoding uncharacterized protein, whose product MAFIKEESEDVKIEETFTVKQEDLQEQTDFIEENEGSKEEEHHVKIEEKTHLQTDGILKRRDKNRFTCTQCGKSFGNKSKLKIHMRIHTEEKTFTCTQCGKSFNCSSHLNKHMRIHTGEKPFTCTQCGKSFNQSSNLNQHMRIHSGEKPFTCTLCGKSFSSSSNLNKHIRIHTREKTFTCTQCGKSFSQLSSFNLHMMIHTGEKLFTCTQCGKSFICPSHLNKHMRIHTGEKPFTCTQCGKSFSQSSNLNQHMRIHTGEKPFTCTQCGKSFNCSSHLNKHMRIHTGKKPFTCTQCGNSFIQASSLNLHMRIHTGKKPQIKPRLHLDFHLYTLECIKPETLVRQVS is encoded by the coding sequence actttattgaagagaatgaggggagtaaagaggaggaacatcatgtcaaaattgaggaaaaaactcatttacagactgatggtattttgaaaaggagagacaagaatcgtttcacctgcactcagtgtggaaagagttttggaaacaaaagcaaacttaagattcacatgaggatccacactgaagaaaaaacattcacatgcactcagtgtgggaagagttttaactgctcatcacaccttaataaacacatgaggatccacactggagaaaaaccattcacatgcactcagtgtgggaagagtttcaaccaatcatcaaaccttaatcagcacatgaggatccacagtggagagaaaccattcacatgcactctgtgtgggaagagttttagcagctcatcaaaccttaataaacacatcagGATCCACACCAGAGAAAaaacatttacatgcactcagtgtgggaagagtttcagccaattatcatcctttaatctacacatgatgattcacactggagagaaactattcacatgcactcagtgtgggaagagttttatctgcccatcacaccttaataaacacatgaggatccacactggggagaaaccattcacatgcactcagtgtgggaagagtttcagccaatcatcaaaccttaatcagcacatgaggattcacactggagagaaaccatttacatgcactcagtgtggaaagagttttaactgctcatcacaccttaataaacacatgaggatccacactggaaagaaaccattcacatgcactcagtgtggcaaTAGTTTCATCCAggcatcatcccttaatctacatatgaggatccacactggaaagaaaccacaAATTAAGCCGCGATTACAtttagacttccatttatacacaCTCGAATGCATCAAACCAGAAACGTTAGTGCGTCAAGTTTCGTAG
- the LOC108183338 gene encoding uncharacterized protein has product MRIHTGEKPFTCTQCGRSFNRSSHLNHHMRIHTGEKPFTCTQCGKSFNRSSNLDQHIRIHTGEKPITCTLCGKSFRQSSSLSKHMRTHTGEKPFTCTQCGKSFSQSSNFNLHMRIHTGEKPFTCTQCGKSFRQASSLNKHMRTHTGEKPFTCTQCGKSFNRSSHLNQHIRIHTGEKPITCTQCGKSFRQSSSLYKHMRIHTGEKPFTCS; this is encoded by the coding sequence atgaggatccacactggagagaaaccattcacttgcactcagtgtgggaggagtttcaaccgctcatcacaccttaatcaccacatgaggatccacactggagagaaaccatttacttgcactcagtgtgggaagagtttcaaccgctcatcaaaccttgatcaacacataaggatccacactggagagaaaccaataacgtgcactctgtgtgggaagagttttcgccaatcatcatccctttctaaacacatgaggacccacactggagagaaaccatttacttgcactcagtgtgggaagagtttcagccaatcatcaaactttaatctacacatgaggatccacactggagagaaaccatttacgtgcactcagtgtgggaagagtttccgccaagcatcatcacttaataaacacatgaggacccacactggagagaaaccatttacttgcactcagtgtgggaagagtttcaaccgctcatcacaccttaatcaacacataaggatccacactggagagaaaccaataacgtgcactcagtgtgggaagagttttcgccaatcatcatccctttataaacacatgaggatccacactggagagaaaccattcacttgctcttaa